In Erigeron canadensis isolate Cc75 chromosome 1, C_canadensis_v1, whole genome shotgun sequence, a single window of DNA contains:
- the LOC122588098 gene encoding probable inactive serine/threonine-protein kinase DDB_G0274821 codes for MANDTEETSASNNTNNSSDNNSNSNNTIDSTDRQPLHPAYTVTNINNKIRTLDGKKVTYSSWVKLFKLHVRAYKVLHHIDGTDPPAESDPTYSAWSELDALILQWIYSTLSDDILARVLDTDITARAAWLKIQEIFVNNKHARAVTLESKFTNTTLNSCSSFDDYCQTLKDIAEQLL; via the coding sequence ATGGCTAATGATACAGAAGAGACTTCTGCCTCCAACAACACTAACAACTCTAGTGATAACAATTCCAACTCCAACAACACTATTGACAGTACCGATAGGCAACCCTTACACCCAGCATATACAGTCACcaacatcaacaacaaaatTCGAACCCTAGACGGCAAAAAGGTCACATATTCATCTTGGGTTAAGTTATTCAAACTCCATGTCCGAGCCTATAAAGTTCTTCATCACATAGACGGAACCGACCCACCCGCAGAATCTGACCCAACATATTCAGCGTGGTCTGAACTTGATGCACTCATTCTCCAGTGGATATATAGCACATTATCCGATGATATCTTAGCCCGTGTTCTTGACACTGATATCACAGCTAGAGCCGCCTGGCTAAAAATCCAAGAAATTTTTGTCAACAATAAACACGCCAGAGCCGTCACCCTTGAATCCAAATTCACCAACACCACCCTCAATTCATGCTCATCA
- the LOC122588116 gene encoding uncharacterized protein LOC122588116 produces MVAITIILSFSGLIGFQDITFVILSSFYMFFLSKFAFPTLSTTPAPPVFARHQRLLTAYVSVGALIGLVLPIAYIVHGVLLGDKEGVKAAAPHVFLLASQVLMESVTFSGGFSLPIRVFVPVCYNAMRMYAIMDWVKSEIMKGLNDNYDEKLVVENGISERRLFFGRCLAFGNLVFWGFNLFGFLVPFYLPKAFKKYYDDVGDDNDSKDKDS; encoded by the coding sequence ATGGTCGCCATAACAATCATCCTTTCATTCTCCGGCCTCATCGGTTTCCAAGACATCACTTTCGTAATCCTCTCATCTTTCTACATGTTTTTCCTTTCCAAATTCGCTTTTCCAACTCTCTCAACAACCCCGGCCCCACCCGTTTTCGCCCGACATCAACGGCTTTTAACCGCCTATGTTTCTGTCGGTGCCCTCATAGGACTTGTCCTCCCAATAGCTTATATTGTTCATGGAGTTTTGTTGGGTGATAAAGAAGGTGTAAAAGCGGCTGCACCGCATGTTTTTTTATTAGCTAGTCAAGTTTTGATGGAAAGTGTGACGTTTTCGGGCGGGTTTTCGTTGCCGATTCGGGTTTTTGTACCGGTTTGTTATAATGCTATGAGGATGTATGCGATTATGGATTGGGTTAAAAGTGAGATTATGAAAGGGTTAAATGATAATTATGATGAGAAATTAGTGGTTGAGAATGGAATTAGTGAAAGGAGGTTGTTTTTTGGAAGGTGTCTAGCTTTCGGGAATTTGGTGTTTTGGGGGTTTAATCTTTTTGGGTTTTTGGTGCCTTTTTATTTACCTAAAGCTTTTAAAAAGTATTATGATGATGTTGGTGATGATAATGATTCTAAGGATAAAGATTCTTAA
- the LOC122610914 gene encoding uncharacterized protein LOC122610914, with protein MPVAKFLGTSSLDAMKVDEGADSLDTFIRQSVGKEPLFSLSRTGDSSMQWIQFLHQLDQQDLSGWPLLAPTKVQMQKCDKCARDFFSPINYRRHTRVHRRSLNFYKDPQKYRDLLGAFWDKLSYEEAKEIMSFKDVNLEEVPGSSIVKNLSATLRKTLFLSLPQTYLRAGSALVDIIQGRPSRLTITSQELFSILDDASERTFLCAGSAESLQKYVFDGEPGKIALEMKNLIACTSFLLEQKLVKACLADKDAEALRCQKLLFEEEEAAQKRQTQLLERKRQRKLRQKEQRVRDQLKVDLSNASTEASSPQSSVEVDSSIPDESCMPLETIEPSNSENDMDVGAHGGSTVDRSDYVTSRKIKHQKVHKNGLQHYVARWQVPNSQKSRRNNFQFAHNFKREQAHKHKEQRAAVGSGSKVWAKKHKSEYSGGEFVKTRVQNDSINQTDQNNCELMIGSISVTVRKCPGQQHKVNTLAEAQESCNAYQLAESSSRGVLGGNTTPDKEPAKTLPTMSPHDSCELNGNDSKGTSNFHPQMEDRGKQEGMPLTIHAAKAFLAQRWKEVASREHVKLVLLSSEPPARSTHYSSEPHEHVILVSAEN; from the exons ATCTCTCTGGTTGGCCCTTGCTTGCTCCTACAAAAGTTCAGATGCAGAAATGTGATAAATGTGCTCGCGATTTCTTTTCACCGATTAACTACCGGAGACATACACGGGTGCATCGCCGGTCTCTGAACTTTTATAAG GATCCTCAGAAGTACCGTGATTTACTAGGAGCATTTTGGGATAAG CTCTCATATGAGGAAGCTAAGGAAATTATGTCTTTTAAGGATGTTAATCTGGAG gAAGTTCCAGGCTCTTCCATTGTTAAGAATCTTTCAGCTACTTTGCGGAAAACACTTTTTCTATCGCTTCCTCAAACTTACCTCAGAGCTGGCTCTGCTCTTGTG GATATTATCCAAGGCAGACCTTCAAGGCTCACAATTACTTCCCAGGAATTGTTTAGCATACTTGATGATGCCAGCGAGAGAACATTTTTATGTGCCGGAAGTGCCGAATCATTGCAAAAGTATGTTTTTGATGGGGAACCGGGGAAGATTGCCCTTGAGATGAAAAACTTAATTGCTTGCACAAGTTTTCTTCTTGAACAGAAATTG GTGAAGGCATGCCTTGCAGACAAAGATGCCGAAGCATTAAGATGCCAGAAGTTACTTTTTGAAGAGGAGGAAGCTGCCCAGAAAAG GCAAACTCAGCTGTTAGAAAGGAAACGACAAAGAAAGCTTCGGCAGAAGGAACAGAGAGTAAGGGATCAGTTGAAGGTAGATCTCTCTAATGCTTCTACAGAAGCTTCTAGTCCTCAGTCGTCTGTTGAGGTTGATTCTTCTATTCCAGATGAAAGCTGCATGCCTCTTGAGACCATTGAGCCATCAAACAGTGAGAATGACATGGATGTTGGAGCTCATGGTGGGTCAACCGTTGATCGTTCAGATTATGTCACTAGTCGGAAGATCAAGCACCAAAAGGTTCACAAGAATGGTCTTCAGCATTATGTGGCTCGATGGCAGGTGCCAAATTCGCAAAAAAGCAGACGAAACAACTTTCAATTTGCTCACAATTTTAAACGGGAACAAGCACACAAGCACAAGGAACAAAGGGCAGCTGTTGGTAGTGGTAGTAAAGTTTGGGCCAAGAAGCATAAATCCGAATATAGTGGTGGCGAGTTTGTAAAAACGAGAGTACAAAATGACTCAATTAATCAAACTGATCAGAACAACTGTGAGCTGATGATTGGTTCCATATCGGTGACAGTGAGAAAGTGTCCAGGTCAGCAGCATAAGGTCAATACTTTGGCTGAAGCTCAAGAAAGTTGCAACGCATATCAATTGGCAGAGAGCAGCAGCAGAGGTGTATTGGGAGGCAATACAACACCAGATAAAGAACCTGCCAAAACCTTACCTACCATGAGTCCTCATGATTCATGCGAGTTAAATGGAAATGATAGTAAGGGAACAAGCAATTTTCATCCACAAATGGAAGATCGGGGTAAGCAGGAAGGAATGCCACTCACTATTCATGCAGCTAAAGCTTTCCTCGCACAAA GATGGAAAGAGGTAGCGTCACGGGAGCATGTAAAGTTGGTTCTATTATCATCTGAACCGCCTGCCCGGAGCACCCATTATTCATCTGAACCTCATGAGCATGTCATTCTCGTGAGTGCAGAAAATTGA